Proteins encoded in a region of the Uloborus diversus isolate 005 chromosome 1, Udiv.v.3.1, whole genome shotgun sequence genome:
- the LOC129223817 gene encoding prismalin-14-like, whose protein sequence is MLRKSAIIATMAALLLTSVIIQQVEGGKLKKLIAASVLAGALKPRFVPLPIPIPFKLKIPKGDKIVPYPVYPQEMHYGGGGGGYGGGGFGGGGYGGGGGGGYGGGNDWW, encoded by the exons ATGCTGAGGAAAAGTGCAATTATTGCGACGATGGCAGCGCTCCTTCTTACTTCTGTCATCATTCAACAAGTGGAGGGTGGAAAATTGAAGAAACTCATAGCAGCATCAGTTCTCGCTGGCGCCCTGAAGCCAAGATTCGTACCTCTGCCTATTCCCATTCCATTCAAGCTGAAAATACCTAAAGGAGATAAAATAGTTCCTTATCC TGTTTACCCTCAAGAGATGCATTACGGAGGAGGTGGTGGTGGATATGGAGGTGGAGGATTCGGCGGTGGTGGATATGGTGGGGGAGGCGGAGGTGGCTATGGAGGAGGAAATGACTGGTggtga